A single Roseisolibacter agri DNA region contains:
- a CDS encoding phosphodiester glycosidase family protein, giving the protein MIGRTRRTALLAAALLVPALPSSRLALRTDAGWRTWWRADAAPATWAQAAPEIARAVRWRPGADGVAWGTLDLAGDGSAWRVHVLVARVDPRRARLRLDGDALAVGPRAATRSWNVERADTTRAPLLAFNAGQFTDAGPWGWVVDAGREVAPPGHAPLAPAVVADSAGRIRLVPPDSIDAVRAAGGIAAAIQSYPMLLDAGGRVPDALRAEGRGVDVAHRDARLALGIDRDGRVLLVLTRFRAPGGRLVPLPVGLTVPELAALMGALGCERAVALDGGVSGQLLVRERTGRTLRWPGWRDVPLGVRFEPVR; this is encoded by the coding sequence GTGATCGGGCGCACGCGGCGCACGGCGCTGCTCGCCGCCGCGCTGCTCGTTCCCGCGCTTCCGTCGTCGCGGCTGGCGCTCCGCACGGACGCGGGCTGGCGGACGTGGTGGCGCGCCGATGCCGCGCCCGCGACGTGGGCGCAGGCCGCGCCGGAGATCGCGCGCGCGGTGCGCTGGCGTCCCGGCGCCGACGGCGTCGCGTGGGGCACGCTGGACCTCGCGGGCGACGGCAGCGCGTGGCGCGTGCACGTGCTGGTCGCGCGCGTGGATCCGCGGCGCGCGCGGCTGCGCCTCGACGGCGATGCGCTCGCGGTGGGCCCACGCGCGGCGACGCGCAGCTGGAACGTCGAGCGCGCGGACACCACGCGCGCGCCGCTGCTGGCGTTCAACGCGGGTCAGTTCACCGACGCGGGCCCGTGGGGCTGGGTCGTGGACGCGGGCCGCGAGGTCGCGCCGCCGGGTCACGCGCCGCTCGCGCCGGCGGTCGTGGCCGACAGCGCGGGCCGCATCCGCCTGGTGCCGCCCGACTCGATCGACGCGGTGCGCGCCGCGGGCGGCATCGCGGCGGCGATCCAGTCGTATCCGATGCTGCTGGACGCGGGCGGGCGCGTACCCGACGCGCTGCGCGCCGAGGGGCGCGGCGTGGACGTCGCGCACCGCGACGCGCGGCTCGCGCTGGGGATCGATCGCGACGGGCGCGTGCTGCTCGTGCTGACGCGCTTCCGCGCGCCGGGCGGACGCCTCGTGCCGCTGCCCGTCGGCCTCACGGTGCCCGAGCTCGCGGCGCTGATGGGCGCCCTCGGCTGCGAGCGCGCGGTGGCGCTGGACGGCGGCGTGTCGGGGCAGCTGCTGGTGCGCGAACGAACCGGACGCACGCTGCGGTGGCCGGGGTGGCGCGATGTGCCGTTGGGGGTACGGTTCGAGCCGGTGCGGTGA
- a CDS encoding GlcG/HbpS family heme-binding protein, protein MRFRIDCLLLLVLGATTVVHAQTRQAPTLSLDGARRALAASEAESTRMSLNVCIVVVDAGGEPVAMARQDGVLPALCDVARAKARTAARYGRSSRAWSELLGRGNAGALMNLPDMFAVEGGVPVTVSAVVVGAVGVSGASAAQDGQVAQAGAAALAAPR, encoded by the coding sequence ATGCGCTTCCGCATCGACTGCCTACTGCTGCTCGTCCTCGGTGCGACGACGGTCGTCCACGCGCAGACGCGCCAGGCGCCCACGCTGAGCCTCGACGGCGCGCGGCGGGCGCTCGCCGCATCGGAGGCCGAGTCGACGCGCATGAGCCTCAACGTCTGCATCGTCGTCGTCGACGCGGGCGGCGAGCCGGTGGCCATGGCGCGGCAGGACGGCGTGCTCCCCGCGCTCTGCGACGTCGCGCGCGCCAAGGCGCGCACGGCCGCGCGCTACGGCCGCTCCTCCCGCGCGTGGAGCGAGCTGCTCGGCCGCGGCAACGCGGGCGCGCTCATGAATCTCCCCGACATGTTCGCCGTCGAGGGCGGCGTGCCGGTGACGGTGAGCGCCGTCGTCGTCGGCGCGGTGGGCGTCAGCGGCGCGAGCGCGGCGCAGGACGGGCAGGTGGCGCAGGCGGGAGCGGCGGCGCTGGCGGCACCGCGATGA
- a CDS encoding AraC family transcriptional regulator has translation MPVSRESATLVRVALPEPLELLHATFVRHRFAPHTHDTFVLAVVESGAASSRYRGGVALYRPGGVVVIEPGEPHDGEPAPGGWRYRALYPPPALLARLADGGPLAAACATAGEHAPGTRRLFASSFLPDAALAVRLAAAHTALANAPRGDTLRGEVLLADALSTLLQRHACATATARHVVDSATTARGVRAARALLHDGFAQPLSLATLADAAHLAPARLARAFRVAVGLPPHAYLELVRVEQAKLRLRRGDPIADVAFATGFADQSHLTRRFRRVVGVTPGAYARACAAMRVGRRVA, from the coding sequence GTGCCCGTCAGCCGCGAGTCCGCCACGCTCGTCCGCGTCGCGCTCCCCGAGCCGCTCGAGCTCCTGCACGCCACCTTCGTGCGTCACCGGTTCGCGCCGCACACGCACGACACCTTCGTGCTCGCCGTCGTCGAGTCGGGTGCCGCGTCCAGCCGCTATCGCGGCGGCGTGGCGCTCTACCGCCCCGGCGGCGTGGTGGTGATCGAGCCCGGCGAGCCGCACGACGGCGAGCCCGCGCCGGGCGGCTGGCGCTACCGCGCGCTCTATCCGCCGCCCGCGCTGCTGGCGCGCCTGGCCGACGGCGGTCCGCTGGCCGCGGCCTGCGCGACCGCGGGCGAGCACGCGCCGGGCACGCGCCGCCTGTTCGCGTCGAGCTTCCTCCCCGACGCCGCGCTGGCGGTGCGCCTCGCCGCCGCCCACACCGCGCTCGCCAACGCGCCCCGCGGCGACACGCTGCGCGGCGAGGTGCTGCTGGCCGACGCCCTGAGCACGCTCCTGCAGCGGCACGCGTGCGCGACCGCCACCGCGCGCCACGTCGTCGACAGCGCGACCACCGCGCGCGGCGTGCGCGCGGCGCGCGCGCTCCTGCACGACGGCTTCGCGCAGCCGCTCTCGCTGGCGACGCTGGCGGACGCGGCGCACCTCGCGCCGGCGCGACTCGCGCGCGCCTTCCGCGTCGCCGTCGGGCTGCCGCCGCACGCCTACCTGGAGCTGGTGCGCGTCGAGCAGGCGAAGCTGCGCCTGCGCCGCGGCGACCCGATCGCCGACGTGGCGTTCGCGACCGGCTTCGCCGACCAGAGCCACCTCACGCGCCGCTTCCGCCGCGTGGTGGGCGTGACGCCGGGCGCGTACGCGCGGGCGTGCGCGGCGATGCGGGTGGGACGGAGAGTCGCCTAA
- a CDS encoding DUF2911 domain-containing protein, translating to MRRPFLAAAALLGAAASAAPALAQAPQKVSKSAPAASAAGEVGAFVVRLGADTTAVERWTRTTTATGARIEGDVVNRSPVARVSHYVIDLDAAGNATRAEIRTRRPDGTPMPNAALGAVYTFRADSAFAELQMPDSVARFRAPAAAGAIPSITNSYALWEVAMRGLRAAKRDSGAIVVWGAGAPQAQALPARFDGASAATVTYFGDPVSVRFDREGRIVAIDGSRSTNKVLVERVRDLDVAALAQSFGSRAALGQTSPRDTTRATLGAAQLLVDYGRPSKRGRTVWGGTLVPYGAIWRTGANAATTFVTSSDLTIGGQPVPAGTYTLYTWPTAQGYQLVINKQTKQWGTEYKPEMDLVRVPLTSTTLSTPVEQFTIAIEPAGANAGTLALRWDNLQLTTPIAVK from the coding sequence ATGCGTCGTCCATTCCTCGCGGCCGCCGCCCTGCTGGGCGCGGCGGCGTCCGCCGCGCCCGCCCTCGCGCAGGCGCCCCAGAAGGTCAGCAAGAGCGCTCCCGCCGCCAGCGCGGCCGGCGAGGTCGGCGCGTTCGTCGTGCGCCTGGGCGCCGACACCACCGCGGTCGAGCGCTGGACGCGCACCACGACCGCGACCGGCGCGCGGATCGAGGGCGACGTCGTGAACCGCAGCCCGGTCGCGCGCGTCTCGCACTACGTGATCGACCTCGACGCGGCCGGCAACGCGACGCGCGCCGAGATCCGCACGCGCCGCCCCGACGGCACGCCGATGCCGAACGCCGCCCTCGGCGCCGTCTACACCTTCCGCGCCGACAGCGCGTTCGCCGAGCTGCAGATGCCGGACAGCGTGGCGCGCTTCCGGGCGCCGGCGGCGGCGGGGGCCATCCCGTCGATCACCAACTCGTACGCGCTGTGGGAGGTCGCGATGCGCGGCCTGCGCGCGGCGAAGCGGGACAGCGGCGCGATCGTGGTGTGGGGCGCGGGCGCTCCGCAGGCGCAGGCGCTGCCCGCGCGCTTCGACGGCGCGTCGGCGGCGACCGTGACGTACTTCGGCGACCCGGTGAGCGTGCGCTTCGACCGCGAGGGGCGCATCGTCGCCATCGACGGCTCGCGCAGCACGAACAAGGTGCTGGTGGAGCGCGTGCGCGACCTCGACGTCGCCGCGCTCGCGCAGAGCTTCGGCAGCCGCGCCGCGCTCGGCCAGACGTCGCCGCGCGACACCACCCGCGCCACGCTCGGCGCCGCGCAGCTGCTGGTGGACTACGGCCGCCCGTCCAAGCGCGGGCGCACGGTGTGGGGCGGCACGCTGGTGCCGTACGGCGCGATCTGGCGCACCGGCGCCAACGCCGCGACGACGTTCGTGACGAGCAGCGACCTGACCATCGGCGGCCAGCCGGTGCCCGCGGGCACGTACACGCTCTACACGTGGCCGACCGCGCAGGGCTACCAGCTGGTGATCAACAAGCAGACCAAGCAGTGGGGCACGGAGTACAAGCCCGAGATGGACCTCGTGCGCGTGCCGCTCACCAGCACGACGCTGAGCACTCCGGTCGAGCAGTTCACGATCGCGATCGAGCCGGCGGGCGCGAACGCGGGAACGCTGGCGCTGCGATGGGACAATCTGCAGCTCACGACTCCGATCGCCGTCAAGTAG
- a CDS encoding GIY-YIG nuclease family protein: protein MPPRRTPRPAQLRAPAQPEDLRHAAYAAAPVTRRRALRAQVQADCRDLPGVYRMLGATGLVLYVGKAKRLRTRLLSYFRAARKGGRRDKQARILRHAHALEWEYAPDEFAALLRELRLIKLHRPRFNIIMNVDEAPRGWLMVTHGPVPALRMVMRSDDPEAAVLYGPFRRMWMLAEAARALADATGVRDCTLAPSQLPSAPQPLRRARKVAKPARSAAVVTEAPRAPACLRVELGTCPGPCIAPRVGPWDGADDYAARVHEVREFLAGRTSRPIATLRAAMHAASEAWHFERAGALKARVEALEWLEGRLQRFHAGADRLSFVYRAAGHDGTDRLYLVRRGTVRAELAPPATPEDEAALRALVDRVFHAPDGGEVPTHDMDEFYLVASWFRRHPGELARVTPIVPRAR, encoded by the coding sequence ATGCCGCCCCGCCGTACCCCCCGCCCGGCGCAGCTCCGCGCCCCTGCCCAGCCCGAGGACCTCCGCCACGCCGCGTACGCCGCCGCCCCGGTGACCCGGCGGCGGGCGCTGCGCGCGCAGGTGCAGGCGGACTGCCGCGACCTCCCCGGCGTCTACCGCATGCTCGGCGCGACGGGGCTGGTGCTGTACGTCGGGAAGGCGAAGCGGCTGCGCACGCGGCTGCTGAGCTACTTCCGCGCGGCGCGGAAGGGCGGCCGGCGCGACAAGCAGGCGCGCATCCTCCGGCACGCGCACGCGCTGGAGTGGGAGTACGCGCCCGACGAGTTCGCGGCGCTGCTGCGCGAGCTGCGGCTCATCAAGCTGCACCGCCCGCGCTTCAACATCATCATGAACGTGGACGAGGCGCCGCGCGGGTGGCTGATGGTCACCCACGGGCCCGTCCCGGCGCTGCGGATGGTGATGCGCAGCGACGACCCCGAGGCCGCGGTGCTGTACGGGCCGTTCCGCCGCATGTGGATGCTGGCCGAGGCGGCGCGCGCGCTCGCCGACGCGACGGGGGTGCGCGACTGCACGCTCGCCCCGTCGCAGCTGCCGTCGGCGCCGCAGCCGCTGCGCCGCGCGCGGAAGGTCGCGAAGCCCGCGAGGTCCGCGGCGGTCGTGACGGAGGCGCCGCGCGCGCCCGCGTGCCTGCGCGTCGAGCTGGGGACGTGCCCGGGGCCGTGCATCGCGCCGCGCGTGGGGCCGTGGGACGGCGCCGACGACTACGCCGCGCGCGTGCACGAGGTGCGCGAGTTCCTGGCCGGCCGCACGTCGCGCCCGATCGCGACGCTGCGCGCGGCGATGCACGCGGCGTCCGAGGCGTGGCACTTCGAGCGCGCGGGCGCGCTGAAGGCGCGCGTCGAGGCGCTGGAGTGGCTGGAGGGGCGCCTGCAGCGGTTCCACGCGGGCGCCGACCGGCTGTCGTTCGTGTACCGCGCGGCGGGGCACGACGGGACGGATCGCCTCTACCTGGTGCGCCGCGGCACCGTGCGGGCCGAGCTGGCGCCGCCGGCCACCCCGGAGGACGAGGCGGCGCTGCGGGCGCTCGTCGACCGCGTCTTCCACGCGCCCGACGGCGGCGAGGTCCCGACGCACGACATGGACGAGTTCTACCTCGTCGCGAGCTGGTTCCGCCGGCACCCCGGGGAGCTGGCGCGCGTGACGCCGATCGTGCCGCGCGCGCGCTGA
- a CDS encoding DUF5916 domain-containing protein translates to MSPLNRSLDGPAIRAAVLGLFASVAPTIALAVALPIAAAAQTGTTTRTVVGSQNDPRPTGRPAPRQGSITVDGRLDDAAWAAAPVITGFRQQQPDQGAPATERTEVRVLYDATTLYVGARMHDAAGPGGVRALLARRDQLLNGSASDKIALVFDPFRDRNTRVWFELNPLGVRGDHFNGDASFDPVWDGAAHVDSAGWSAEFRIPLSQLRFARDSMQTWGLQIWRTISRRNEYDMWAFWRADEAGGPPYFGTLEGFALQTQPRQMEVVPYVVSSSRHSAAPAGDPFHDGTEMKARIGADFKVNITSNLTLDATVNPDFGQVEVDPARVNLSAFEQFFQERRPFFVANSNAFSFGNFSCYFCSNVSNLGVFYSRRIGRPPQLLGLVNGRADFVDAPDASTILGAAKLTGRTRNGWTVGVLDALTNRATARYVPRGAPTDGPFAREEVEPLTNYFMGRLRKDLRGGNTRVGGITTFTVRDLPEQAERERLRRDAELLGFDVQHYWHQRTYSVMAQVAGSRVGGDTAAIRRTQETSAHFFQRPDREVRSDGLFGAGYDPTRRALHGYGLYARIAKESGSWLWETAQNWRSPGFEVNDMAFISQADYRWMNANVVRQWTVPGSWYRNVWTSLGGQAQFNYDGDRTDGQAQLYGSATLKNWMNVSAFVIRRPVSLDDRLTRGGPVVERAGYVDYSLNYSTDSRKALSLDVGAEAAPLLGTDGSFLSVNAGLTYRPSPRFLLSMGPSWNRSLEEQQYVDVVTDPTATAFGGRRYVFGAIDQRTLSMNTRFNATFTPNLTLELFAQPFLASGDYRGFNEFAAPRTIAMRRYGRDVGTVTPVFGDEETRPSSYRIDPDGTGPAQPFTLENPNFNLRSLRGTAVVRWEYRPGSTLFLVWTQQREGSAGFGDFDVGRDRAALFRDRPTNIFQIKATYWLGR, encoded by the coding sequence ATGTCGCCGCTCAATCGATCCCTCGACGGCCCCGCGATCCGCGCGGCCGTCCTCGGCCTGTTCGCCAGCGTCGCGCCGACCATCGCGCTAGCCGTCGCGCTGCCCATCGCGGCCGCCGCGCAGACCGGCACCACCACGCGCACGGTCGTCGGCTCCCAGAACGACCCGCGCCCCACCGGCCGCCCCGCGCCGCGCCAGGGCAGCATCACCGTCGACGGCCGGCTGGACGACGCCGCGTGGGCGGCCGCGCCGGTCATCACCGGCTTCCGCCAGCAGCAGCCCGACCAGGGCGCGCCCGCCACGGAACGCACCGAGGTGCGCGTGCTCTACGACGCGACCACGCTCTACGTCGGCGCGCGCATGCACGACGCCGCGGGCCCCGGCGGCGTGCGCGCGCTGCTGGCGCGCCGCGACCAGCTGCTGAACGGCAGCGCGTCGGACAAGATCGCGCTCGTCTTCGACCCGTTCCGCGACCGCAACACGCGCGTCTGGTTCGAGCTCAACCCGCTCGGCGTGCGCGGCGACCACTTCAACGGCGACGCGTCGTTCGATCCCGTGTGGGACGGCGCCGCGCACGTGGACTCCGCCGGCTGGTCGGCCGAGTTCCGCATCCCGCTCTCGCAGCTGCGCTTCGCGCGCGACTCGATGCAGACGTGGGGGCTGCAGATCTGGCGCACCATCAGCCGCCGCAACGAGTACGACATGTGGGCGTTCTGGCGCGCGGACGAGGCGGGCGGGCCGCCCTACTTCGGCACGCTGGAGGGCTTCGCGCTCCAGACGCAGCCGCGGCAGATGGAGGTCGTGCCCTACGTCGTGTCGAGCAGCCGCCACTCGGCCGCGCCCGCGGGCGACCCGTTCCACGACGGCACCGAGATGAAGGCGCGCATCGGCGCGGACTTCAAGGTCAACATCACCTCCAACCTGACGCTCGACGCGACCGTCAACCCGGACTTCGGGCAGGTGGAGGTCGATCCCGCGCGCGTGAACCTGAGCGCGTTCGAGCAGTTCTTCCAGGAGCGGCGCCCGTTCTTCGTCGCCAACTCCAACGCGTTCAGCTTCGGCAACTTCAGCTGCTACTTCTGCAGCAACGTGTCGAACCTCGGCGTGTTCTACTCGCGCCGCATCGGCCGGCCGCCGCAGCTGCTGGGGCTCGTGAACGGCCGGGCGGACTTCGTGGACGCGCCCGATGCCTCGACCATCCTCGGCGCCGCGAAGCTGACGGGGCGCACGCGCAACGGCTGGACGGTGGGCGTGCTGGACGCGCTCACCAACCGCGCGACCGCACGCTACGTCCCGCGCGGCGCCCCCACCGACGGGCCGTTCGCCCGCGAGGAGGTCGAGCCGCTCACGAACTACTTCATGGGGCGGCTGCGGAAGGACCTGCGCGGCGGCAACACGCGCGTCGGCGGCATCACGACGTTCACCGTGCGCGACCTGCCCGAGCAGGCGGAGCGCGAGCGCCTGCGCCGCGACGCGGAGCTGCTGGGCTTCGACGTGCAGCACTACTGGCACCAGCGCACGTACTCGGTGATGGCGCAGGTCGCGGGCTCGCGCGTCGGCGGCGACACGGCGGCCATCCGCCGCACGCAGGAGACGAGCGCGCACTTCTTCCAGCGCCCCGACCGCGAGGTGCGGTCGGACGGGCTGTTCGGCGCCGGCTACGACCCGACGCGCCGCGCGCTGCATGGCTACGGGCTGTACGCGCGCATCGCCAAGGAGAGCGGCAGCTGGCTCTGGGAGACCGCGCAGAACTGGCGCAGCCCGGGCTTCGAGGTCAACGACATGGCGTTCATCAGCCAGGCCGACTACCGGTGGATGAACGCCAACGTGGTGCGGCAGTGGACCGTGCCCGGCTCCTGGTACCGCAACGTCTGGACGAGCCTCGGCGGACAGGCGCAGTTCAACTACGACGGCGACCGCACCGACGGGCAGGCGCAGCTCTACGGCAGCGCGACGCTGAAGAACTGGATGAACGTCTCGGCGTTCGTGATCCGGCGGCCCGTGTCGCTCGACGACCGGCTGACGCGCGGCGGCCCGGTGGTGGAGCGCGCCGGCTACGTGGACTACTCGCTCAACTACAGCACCGACTCGCGCAAGGCGCTGTCGCTCGACGTCGGCGCCGAGGCCGCGCCGCTGCTCGGCACCGACGGCTCGTTCCTGTCGGTGAACGCGGGCCTCACCTACCGGCCGTCGCCGCGCTTCCTGCTCAGCATGGGCCCCTCGTGGAACCGGAGCCTCGAGGAGCAGCAGTACGTGGACGTGGTCACCGACCCGACGGCGACGGCGTTCGGCGGGCGGCGCTACGTCTTCGGCGCGATCGACCAGCGCACGCTGTCGATGAACACGCGCTTCAACGCGACCTTCACGCCGAACCTGACGCTGGAGCTGTTCGCGCAGCCGTTCCTGGCGAGCGGCGACTACCGCGGCTTCAACGAGTTCGCCGCGCCGCGCACGATCGCGATGCGCCGCTACGGACGCGACGTCGGCACGGTGACGCCCGTCTTCGGCGACGAGGAGACGCGGCCGAGCAGCTACCGGATCGACCCGGACGGGACGGGGCCGGCGCAGCCGTTCACGCTCGAGAACCCGAACTTCAACCTCCGCTCGCTGCGCGGGACGGCGGTGGTGCGCTGGGAGTACCGGCCCGGCTCGACGCTGTTCCTCGTCTGGACCCAGCAGCGCGAGGGGAGCGCGGGCTTCGGCGACTTCGACGTCGGGCGCGACCGGGCGGCGCTGTTCCGGGACCGGCCGACGAACATCTTCCAGATCAAGGCCACCTACTGGCTCGGGCGGTGA
- a CDS encoding helical backbone metal receptor encodes MRIVSLCPSLTELVFDLGRGDALVGRTKFCVHPADRVAAVEKVGGTKNPKLARIVELAPDLVLLNEEENRREAAEALAAAGIPLHVSFPRDAAGTAAMVRDLGAALDARDAAESIAADIEARSARVRAAADARAATGAPPVRWAYLIWRRPWMAVSGDTFVHALLAQAGGANVFADAEARYPEVTPTALTAADPDVVLLSSEPFPFTGAHADELAAETGLPRERFVLADGELLSWHGSRTPAGVDYAAQVLGLTPQS; translated from the coding sequence ATGCGCATCGTCAGCCTCTGCCCCTCCCTCACGGAGCTCGTCTTCGACCTCGGCCGCGGCGACGCGCTGGTGGGCCGCACGAAGTTCTGCGTCCACCCTGCCGACCGCGTGGCGGCGGTCGAGAAGGTCGGCGGCACCAAGAACCCCAAGCTCGCGCGCATCGTCGAGCTGGCGCCCGACCTCGTGCTGCTGAACGAGGAGGAGAACCGGCGCGAGGCCGCCGAGGCGCTGGCCGCGGCAGGGATCCCGCTGCACGTGAGCTTCCCGCGCGACGCCGCCGGTACCGCCGCCATGGTGCGCGACCTCGGCGCGGCGCTCGACGCGCGCGACGCGGCCGAGTCGATCGCCGCCGACATCGAGGCGCGGAGCGCGCGCGTGCGCGCCGCGGCCGACGCGCGCGCGGCCACGGGCGCGCCGCCGGTGCGCTGGGCCTACCTCATCTGGCGCCGCCCGTGGATGGCGGTGAGCGGCGACACCTTCGTGCACGCGCTGCTGGCGCAGGCGGGCGGCGCCAACGTCTTCGCCGACGCGGAGGCGCGCTATCCCGAGGTCACGCCCACCGCGCTCACGGCGGCCGACCCGGACGTCGTGCTGCTGTCGTCGGAGCCGTTCCCGTTCACCGGCGCGCACGCCGACGAGCTGGCGGCCGAGACGGGGCTGCCGCGCGAGCGCTTCGTGCTCGCGGACGGCGAGCTGCTGTCGTGGCACGGCTCGCGGACGCCCGCGGGCGTGGACTACGCCGCGCAGGTGCTGGGGCTGACACCGCAGTCATGA
- a CDS encoding DUF1207 domain-containing protein produces the protein MQSFVSYLRGDSSDVARDIASVGVADQFGFFRVNGARPGDGVQLGIAGSVFAQFDLGASSYDLINADYIVGLPLTVRRGGFSARLRVYHQSSHLGDELLLRGEPSERIERENLSFESAEAILSQDVGPLRVYGGGEWLFNRSPESLGRSVAHGGVELRPTAAARIGELARARLVAALDLKSVAEQDWRTAVSARAGIEVGRPRDGSDRGRRWSLLFEFHDGPSPYGQFYVRDVRLMGLGFHFVL, from the coding sequence CTGCAGTCGTTCGTCAGCTACCTGCGCGGCGACTCCAGCGACGTCGCGCGCGACATCGCGTCGGTGGGCGTCGCCGACCAGTTCGGGTTCTTCCGCGTCAACGGCGCGCGACCCGGCGACGGCGTGCAGCTCGGCATCGCGGGCAGCGTGTTCGCGCAGTTCGACCTCGGCGCGTCGTCGTACGACCTGATCAACGCCGACTACATCGTCGGCCTGCCGCTCACCGTGCGGCGCGGCGGCTTCTCGGCGCGGCTGCGCGTGTACCATCAGAGCTCCCACCTGGGCGACGAGCTGCTGCTGCGTGGCGAGCCGTCCGAGCGCATCGAGCGCGAGAACCTGTCGTTCGAGTCGGCGGAGGCGATCCTGTCGCAGGACGTCGGACCGCTGCGCGTCTACGGGGGCGGCGAGTGGCTCTTCAATCGCTCGCCCGAGTCGCTGGGGCGCAGCGTCGCGCACGGCGGCGTCGAGCTGCGGCCGACGGCGGCGGCGCGCATCGGCGAGCTGGCGCGCGCGCGGCTGGTCGCGGCGCTCGACCTCAAGTCGGTGGCCGAGCAGGACTGGCGGACCGCGGTCAGCGCGCGGGCGGGCATCGAGGTCGGGCGGCCGCGCGACGGCAGCGACCGCGGGCGGCGCTGGAGCCTGCTGTTCGAGTTTCACGATGGGCCGTCGCCGTACGGGCAGTTCTACGTCCGCGACGTGCGCCTGATGGGGCTCGGCTTCCACTTCGTGCTCTGA
- a CDS encoding ferritin-like domain-containing protein, translated as MAVNDLQALLKHELGDLLFAEKTILKGLKKMTREVSNPEMKARMEAHYTETEQQIGNIERAFEAMGLKARAQKCPGILGIMEEHDEFKTEEEPSKPILEAFDLGSGLRVEHYEIAGYRSAIALARALRQREVVDLLKQNLEQEVAMAKFIETSAAAALQQVQGTLNGGGNGAAKSAGAAKKAGAKKAAASGGARKTAARRASGRTNGRANGGGSDMEDVEVERERAD; from the coding sequence ATGGCCGTCAACGACCTGCAGGCCCTGCTGAAGCACGAACTCGGTGACCTGCTCTTCGCCGAGAAGACCATCCTGAAGGGGCTGAAGAAGATGACCCGCGAGGTCTCCAACCCCGAGATGAAGGCGCGCATGGAAGCGCACTACACGGAGACCGAGCAGCAGATCGGCAACATCGAGCGCGCGTTCGAGGCGATGGGCCTCAAGGCGCGCGCCCAGAAGTGCCCCGGCATCCTCGGCATCATGGAGGAGCACGACGAGTTCAAGACCGAGGAGGAGCCCTCCAAGCCGATCCTCGAGGCGTTCGACCTCGGCTCGGGGCTGCGCGTCGAGCACTACGAGATCGCCGGCTACCGCTCCGCGATCGCTCTCGCCCGCGCGCTGCGCCAGCGCGAGGTGGTGGACCTGCTCAAGCAGAACCTCGAGCAGGAGGTCGCGATGGCGAAGTTCATCGAGACCTCGGCCGCCGCGGCGCTGCAGCAGGTGCAGGGCACGCTGAACGGCGGTGGGAACGGCGCCGCGAAGTCGGCCGGTGCCGCGAAGAAGGCGGGCGCGAAGAAGGCCGCCGCCAGCGGCGGCGCGCGGAAGACGGCCGCCCGACGCGCCAGCGGCCGCACCAACGGCCGCGCCAACGGCGGCGGGTCGGACATGGAGGACGTCGAGGTCGAGCGCGAGCGCGCCGACTGA
- a CDS encoding ATP-dependent Clp protease proteolytic subunit, giving the protein MPTIYTPSVIERSSRGERSYDIFSRLLLDRIVFLGTPVNDDVANVVIAQLLFLEADNPGKDIHLYINCPGGSVSAGLAMYDTMQHLSSPVSTICMGFAASMGCFLLAGGAKGKRFSLPHARIMMHQPSGGSEGTAADIEIAAREILYTRTRINELMARHTGRAVEEIERDFDRDRYMSSDEAKDYGIIDHVITSRSEIIEATAQPSVTA; this is encoded by the coding sequence ATGCCCACGATCTACACGCCCTCCGTCATCGAGCGCTCCAGCCGCGGCGAGCGGAGCTACGACATCTTCTCGCGGCTGCTCCTCGACCGCATCGTCTTCCTCGGCACGCCGGTGAACGACGACGTCGCCAACGTCGTGATCGCGCAGCTGCTCTTCCTCGAGGCGGACAACCCGGGGAAGGACATCCACCTCTACATCAACTGCCCCGGCGGCTCGGTGTCGGCGGGGCTGGCGATGTACGACACGATGCAGCACCTGTCGTCGCCGGTGAGCACGATCTGCATGGGCTTCGCGGCCAGCATGGGGTGCTTCCTGCTGGCCGGCGGCGCGAAGGGGAAGCGCTTCTCGCTGCCGCACGCGCGCATCATGATGCACCAGCCCTCGGGCGGCTCGGAGGGGACGGCGGCGGACATCGAGATCGCGGCGCGCGAGATCCTCTACACGCGCACGCGCATCAACGAGCTGATGGCGCGGCACACGGGGCGCGCGGTCGAGGAGATCGAGCGCGACTTCGACCGCGACCGCTACATGTCGTCGGACGAGGCCAAGGACTACGGCATCATCGACCACGTCATCACGTCGCGCAGCGAGATCATCGAGGCGACCGCGCAGCCGAGCGTGACGGCGTAG